In Streptomyces sp. RFCAC02, the following proteins share a genomic window:
- a CDS encoding tetratricopeptide repeat protein: protein MALTGSSTETAAREAAVVRIRGRQDQVVGAGFLVRPDLLCTCAHVVSAAVGHDADAATAPDARVTVDFPLLPGAPGSTRPAREAEVVTWLPEQPDGGGDLALLRLTGTAPEGARHVPLLHAASLWDRAFRALGFPGNRDFGVWASGRLLGTQAVGWVQMEVGQGPRITYGFSGAPVWDAASGAVAGMVVAAERADGTAYLMPVAMLARLVPEVFARRDGDQDAAPAEGIALRDGGSARDERRRAVRAAGSGTVAAALTTGGYLALDPSPHPLSAGLLALGGAGIGALAAGLPGLRRAPGAPPTAVPPVTAAELDRVLLALAARHDPGGGGHLPEDRSAEGPPMRDHGFEDDPSKALASSTALFQLPPAVADFTGREAALAAVREAVLGAEGEARRAVLISAVAGMGGVGKTTLAVRVAHDLLADFPDGQLYVNLRGAEAQRLDPSDALAEFLRALGVQGAAIPASLDARSRLFRERLAGRRVLVVLDNAADETQVRPLLPGSPGCAVIVTSRARMAGLEGVRPLSLDVLPAEEAVDLLARVAGADRVAEDPEAALRLVRLCGCLPLAVRIAGARLAGRPHWRTATLADRLADEDSRLRELEIGDLGVRASIRISVDELAPPTRRLFRMLGTLTAPDFPAWIAAALLDTDLVTAGAEMERLVDAELLQDAGTDAAGQTRYRFHDLIRAYAREELRASETDAARAEALLRVVEAYLLAARRAVDELEPAGLQSAWRGLAPAVPAAARAAVDAARSPTAWFGAERLSLVSTVEQAHGTLPDHAWELSTELATFFDLHTHWDDWENTQALALSAAQRVGSRVGAGYTLWGVIRLRRYQSRWDEAISAAEQCLGIFRETGDQRGEAAALVDLARVYWYQARFDEAARASDRCLRIFEDLGDRRWRARTLVDLGDVRRDQGRFDEARAHCASAIAVFEELGDARWAAISRVALGRVDLDSGQPDSAVGLFETGLGSFRGLGDRIWENYTLRCMGDALRELGRLDEALTCLLPVVPAFERLGDRRWQMRSLHSLGEVHRVRDEHDAATDCLLACLPAFRANGDRLWEARTLSSLGLLAERDASDEARVLWRAALSILDRIGSPEAAAVRAWLHEDGS, encoded by the coding sequence GTGGCTCTCACGGGGAGTTCGACGGAGACGGCCGCGAGGGAGGCGGCCGTGGTCCGCATACGGGGGCGGCAGGACCAGGTGGTCGGCGCCGGGTTCCTCGTACGCCCCGACCTCCTGTGCACCTGCGCGCACGTCGTGTCGGCGGCCGTCGGGCACGACGCAGACGCGGCGACCGCGCCGGACGCGCGGGTGACCGTGGACTTCCCCCTCCTGCCGGGCGCCCCGGGGTCCACGCGGCCGGCCAGGGAGGCGGAGGTCGTCACCTGGCTGCCCGAACAGCCGGACGGCGGCGGTGACCTGGCGCTGCTGCGCCTCACCGGGACCGCGCCCGAGGGCGCGCGTCACGTGCCGCTCCTGCACGCGGCCTCGCTCTGGGACCGCGCCTTCCGCGCGCTCGGTTTCCCCGGCAACCGCGACTTCGGGGTGTGGGCGTCCGGGCGGCTGCTGGGGACCCAGGCCGTCGGGTGGGTTCAGATGGAGGTCGGCCAGGGGCCGCGCATCACCTACGGGTTCAGCGGCGCGCCCGTCTGGGACGCCGCTTCGGGAGCCGTCGCCGGCATGGTGGTCGCCGCGGAACGGGCGGACGGGACGGCGTACCTGATGCCCGTCGCCATGCTCGCCCGGCTGGTGCCCGAGGTGTTCGCCCGCAGGGACGGGGACCAGGACGCCGCACCCGCCGAGGGGATCGCGCTCCGCGACGGCGGGAGCGCGCGGGACGAGCGCCGGCGCGCCGTCCGCGCCGCCGGGTCCGGGACCGTCGCCGCGGCGCTCACGACGGGCGGCTACCTGGCCCTCGATCCGTCCCCGCATCCGCTGTCCGCGGGGCTGCTGGCGCTCGGGGGAGCCGGGATCGGCGCCCTTGCGGCCGGGCTCCCCGGCCTCCGGCGGGCACCCGGCGCCCCGCCCACGGCCGTCCCACCCGTCACCGCGGCGGAACTCGACCGCGTGCTCCTGGCGCTCGCGGCACGCCACGACCCGGGCGGCGGCGGGCACCTCCCGGAAGATCGTTCAGCGGAAGGACCACCCATGCGCGACCACGGCTTCGAGGACGACCCGTCGAAGGCACTGGCATCGTCGACGGCGCTCTTCCAGCTACCGCCCGCCGTGGCCGACTTCACCGGCCGGGAGGCGGCGCTGGCCGCCGTGCGGGAGGCCGTGCTCGGCGCGGAGGGGGAAGCCCGGCGCGCCGTGCTGATCAGTGCCGTGGCCGGCATGGGCGGCGTCGGCAAGACGACCCTGGCCGTCCGGGTGGCGCACGACCTGCTCGCGGACTTCCCCGACGGGCAGTTGTACGTGAACCTGCGCGGTGCCGAGGCACAGCGGCTCGATCCGTCCGACGCGCTCGCCGAGTTCCTCCGTGCCCTGGGCGTCCAGGGCGCCGCGATCCCCGCGTCCCTCGACGCGCGCAGCCGGCTCTTCCGGGAGAGGCTGGCCGGCCGGCGCGTCCTCGTCGTCCTCGACAACGCCGCCGACGAGACCCAGGTCCGCCCTCTGCTGCCGGGGAGCCCCGGGTGCGCCGTCATCGTCACGAGCCGCGCGCGCATGGCGGGTCTCGAAGGCGTGCGGCCCCTGTCCCTGGACGTCCTGCCGGCCGAGGAGGCCGTCGATCTGCTGGCCAGGGTCGCCGGCGCCGACCGGGTGGCCGAGGATCCCGAGGCGGCGCTCCGTCTCGTCCGGCTGTGCGGCTGCCTGCCGCTGGCCGTCCGCATCGCCGGGGCACGGCTGGCCGGCCGGCCGCACTGGCGCACCGCCACGCTGGCCGACCGGCTGGCGGACGAGGACTCCCGGCTGCGCGAGCTGGAGATCGGCGATCTCGGCGTGCGGGCGAGCATCCGCATCTCCGTCGACGAACTCGCCCCGCCGACCCGGCGCCTGTTCAGGATGCTGGGGACGCTGACCGCACCCGACTTCCCCGCGTGGATCGCGGCCGCGCTGCTCGACACCGATCTCGTGACGGCCGGCGCGGAGATGGAGCGGCTCGTCGACGCGGAGCTGCTGCAGGACGCCGGCACGGACGCGGCGGGCCAGACGCGCTACCGCTTCCACGACCTGATCCGCGCCTACGCGCGCGAGGAGCTCAGGGCGTCGGAGACGGACGCCGCGAGGGCGGAGGCGCTGCTGCGGGTCGTGGAGGCGTATCTGCTCGCGGCCCGGCGCGCCGTGGACGAGCTGGAACCCGCCGGGCTGCAGTCCGCCTGGCGCGGTCTCGCGCCGGCCGTCCCGGCCGCGGCGCGGGCGGCCGTGGACGCAGCGCGCAGCCCCACGGCGTGGTTCGGCGCCGAACGGCTCAGCCTGGTCAGCACCGTCGAGCAGGCGCACGGGACGCTGCCCGACCACGCGTGGGAACTGTCCACGGAACTGGCGACGTTCTTCGACCTCCACACCCACTGGGACGACTGGGAGAACACGCAGGCGCTCGCCCTGTCCGCGGCGCAGCGGGTCGGCAGCCGTGTCGGAGCCGGGTACACGCTCTGGGGCGTCATCAGGCTCCGCCGCTACCAGTCCCGGTGGGACGAGGCGATCAGCGCCGCCGAGCAGTGCCTCGGCATCTTCCGGGAGACGGGCGACCAGCGGGGCGAGGCGGCCGCTCTCGTGGATCTGGCCCGCGTGTACTGGTACCAGGCCAGGTTCGACGAGGCCGCCCGCGCGTCCGACCGCTGCCTGCGGATCTTCGAGGACCTCGGCGACCGCCGCTGGCGCGCGAGGACGCTGGTCGACCTCGGCGACGTGCGCCGCGACCAGGGCCGGTTCGACGAGGCACGCGCCCACTGCGCGTCGGCGATCGCCGTGTTCGAGGAGCTGGGCGACGCCCGGTGGGCGGCGATCTCCCGGGTCGCCCTCGGGCGCGTCGATCTCGACAGCGGACAGCCGGATTCGGCCGTCGGGCTCTTCGAGACCGGCCTCGGCAGCTTCCGCGGACTCGGCGACCGGATCTGGGAGAACTACACGCTGCGCTGCATGGGGGACGCCCTGCGCGAGCTGGGCCGCCTCGACGAGGCGCTCACCTGTCTGCTGCCGGTCGTGCCCGCGTTCGAGAGGCTGGGTGACCGGCGCTGGCAGATGAGGAGCCTGCACAGCCTCGGCGAGGTGCACCGGGTGAGGGACGAGCACGACGCGGCCACGGACTGCCTTCTGGCGTGCCTGCCCGCCTTCCGCGCCAACGGCGACCGGCTGTGGGAGGCGAGGACGCTGAGCAGTCTCGGTCTGCTCGCCGAGCGCGACGCGTCGGACGAGGCGCGGGTGCTGTGGCGGGCTGCGCTCTCGATCCTCGACCGGATCGGCTCCCCCGAGGCCGCGGCCGTGCGCGCGTGGCTGCACGAGGACGGGAGCTGA
- a CDS encoding MFS transporter has protein sequence MPLTPPGRVAAPYRALLRTPGALAFTLPNLMARLPSGMFGVAAVLMITDRHDSYALAGAVQATGLAASVVVGPLIARLVDRRGQSAVLVPAAFLCATGHLALLLAVLLDAPVWMYFCCAVATSAQPNTGGMSRARWAHLYPDDSPDHTSARHTANSLEQAMDELCYMSGPVLAAFLCTALFPEAGTATAAVLLLAGSLLFAAQRGTEPPPAPRSGAGRAPLRTPGMPSLLAVFVCTGAVFGALEVVTIAFADERGQRALAGAVLAAQAAGSAVAGLAFGLLRAAGTPHGRLARCSAAMAVLMCLPLLAARTGSLPALAPALLLAGMATAPTMITGMTLVQTAVPAGRLNEGMTLAVTALLGGIALGSATGGWAAEHLGAPALGYLLPLTAASTAALLALIGSLRAGRRPSPGPAVPAAA, from the coding sequence ATGCCGCTGACCCCGCCCGGCCGCGTGGCCGCGCCGTACCGGGCGCTCCTGCGCACGCCCGGAGCCCTGGCGTTCACCCTGCCCAACCTCATGGCGCGCCTGCCGTCCGGCATGTTCGGCGTCGCCGCCGTCCTCATGATCACCGACCGGCACGATTCCTACGCCCTGGCCGGCGCGGTCCAGGCGACGGGGCTCGCCGCCTCGGTCGTCGTCGGTCCGCTGATCGCCCGTCTCGTGGACCGGCGCGGGCAGTCCGCCGTCCTCGTGCCGGCGGCCTTCCTGTGCGCGACGGGCCACCTGGCGCTGCTGCTGGCCGTCCTTCTCGACGCCCCGGTGTGGATGTACTTCTGCTGCGCCGTCGCCACGTCGGCGCAGCCCAACACCGGCGGCATGTCCAGGGCACGCTGGGCGCACCTCTACCCGGACGACTCCCCGGACCACACATCCGCCCGTCACACCGCGAACTCCCTCGAACAGGCCATGGACGAGCTCTGCTACATGTCCGGTCCTGTGCTCGCCGCCTTTCTGTGCACCGCCCTGTTCCCCGAGGCCGGCACCGCCACGGCAGCCGTCCTGCTCCTGGCCGGCAGCCTCCTGTTCGCGGCCCAGCGCGGCACCGAGCCGCCGCCCGCGCCACGCAGCGGAGCAGGACGCGCGCCCCTGCGGACGCCGGGCATGCCGTCGCTGCTCGCCGTCTTCGTGTGCACGGGCGCCGTGTTCGGCGCGCTGGAGGTCGTCACCATCGCCTTCGCCGACGAACGGGGACAGCGCGCGCTCGCCGGGGCCGTGCTCGCCGCCCAGGCCGCGGGCTCCGCCGTCGCGGGCCTCGCCTTCGGCCTGCTCAGGGCGGCCGGCACGCCGCACGGCCGGCTCGCCCGCTGCTCGGCGGCCATGGCCGTCCTCATGTGCCTGCCCCTCCTGGCCGCGCGGACCGGGTCGCTCCCGGCCCTCGCGCCGGCGCTGCTGCTCGCCGGCATGGCCACCGCGCCGACGATGATCACCGGCATGACCCTGGTGCAGACGGCCGTGCCGGCGGGACGTCTCAACGAGGGCATGACGCTGGCCGTGACCGCCCTGCTCGGGGGCATCGCCCTCGGCTCCGCGACGGGCGGCTGGGCCGCCGAGCACCTCGGCGCGCCCGCCCTCGGCTACCTCCTGCCGCTGACCGCCGCGTCGACGGCCGCACTCCTGGCCCTGATCGGCAGCCTGCGCGCCGGGCGGCGCCCGTCGCCCGGACCCGCGGTCCCCGCCGCCGCGTGA
- a CDS encoding LysR family transcriptional regulator: protein MAGVPLRDTDPRLLRAFVAVAGELHFTRAAARLFVAQQALSRDIRRLEREWGVRLFVRTTRQVALTADGERLLPAARDVLAAHDELAAMLADAGGRPLAVDVGAPAATGNLVLTRARRAAPGVEFVARFRSGLAGAVRDIAVGRLDVSFGRVAGLPPGARRGLAHRLVRLERAAVLVPGGHPLAPLARVPLARLAGETLYAAAGNEETTEWTDYARALFTGRGIRLADPYPRIEGDEEFRRVVLERGWSVLASEQFTDLPGTVLRPLTDPVPLAAVWMVWRDGLRHPGLDALLAAADGLGRAGGWLRSPPGAWLPEADARLIAAGG from the coding sequence ATGGCGGGCGTGCCTCTTCGCGACACCGATCCCCGGCTGCTGCGCGCCTTCGTCGCGGTCGCGGGCGAGCTGCACTTCACGCGGGCGGCCGCCCGGCTGTTCGTCGCCCAGCAGGCCCTCAGCCGGGACATCCGGCGCCTGGAGCGGGAGTGGGGCGTACGGCTCTTCGTGCGGACGACTCGGCAGGTCGCGCTCACCGCGGACGGGGAACGGCTGCTGCCGGCCGCACGGGATGTCCTGGCCGCCCACGACGAGCTGGCCGCCATGCTCGCGGACGCGGGCGGCCGGCCGCTGGCCGTCGACGTGGGCGCGCCGGCCGCCACGGGCAACCTCGTGCTGACGCGGGCACGGCGGGCGGCCCCCGGGGTGGAGTTCGTGGCCCGCTTCCGCAGCGGCCTCGCGGGCGCCGTGCGCGACATCGCCGTGGGGCGGCTCGACGTGTCGTTCGGCAGGGTCGCTGGACTCCCGCCCGGCGCGCGGCGCGGACTGGCCCACCGGCTGGTCCGGCTGGAGCGCGCGGCCGTGCTCGTGCCGGGCGGGCACCCGCTCGCGCCGCTGGCACGGGTGCCCCTCGCGCGGCTCGCGGGCGAGACGCTGTACGCGGCGGCCGGGAACGAGGAGACGACCGAGTGGACCGACTACGCCCGGGCGCTGTTCACCGGACGCGGCATCCGGCTCGCGGACCCGTATCCCAGGATCGAGGGCGACGAGGAGTTCCGGCGGGTCGTCCTGGAACGGGGCTGGTCGGTCCTGGCGAGCGAGCAGTTCACCGATCTGCCGGGCACGGTGCTGCGACCGCTGACGGATCCGGTGCCGCTGGCGGCGGTGTGGATGGTGTGGCGCGACGGACTGCGGCACCCGGGGCTCGACGCGCTGCTCGCCGCGGCGGACGGGCTCGGGCGCGCCGGCGGGTGGCTGCGCAGCCCGCCGGGGGCCTGGCTCCCGGAGGCCGACGCGCGCCTGATCGCGGCCGGGGGCTGA
- a CDS encoding DUF5133 domain-containing protein: protein MLMAHPTVLRNLIDEYEALRILQADTGGPDVRQRMEDVAYTLCVSTGTRQVDDALAVARRQLEGTPAADTAVLSGS, encoded by the coding sequence GTGTTGATGGCACACCCCACGGTCCTGCGGAATCTCATCGACGAGTACGAAGCCCTGCGGATCCTGCAGGCGGACACGGGTGGCCCGGACGTGCGGCAGCGTATGGAGGACGTCGCCTACACCCTGTGCGTGTCCACGGGAACCAGGCAGGTCGACGACGCGCTCGCCGTCGCCCGCCGCCAGCTGGAGGGAACCCCCGCGGCGGACACCGCCGTGCTCAGCGGCAGCTGA
- a CDS encoding cytochrome c oxidase assembly protein: MDHDHGHGMDLPPLTVARALAPGGDTVFLIGCVAFLVLYGWGVVRLQRRGDRWPVGRTVAYALGVLSIAAVTCTGLNDYGMVLFSAHMLQHMVISMVSPILILLGAPVTLLLRSLPAGGPTRRVLVRLLHSRYVRLITNPIFTITLFVASLYALYFTPIFDFLMESRIGHLGMMLHFVAVGLVFFWPIMGVDPGPHRSGHMMRMLELFATMPFHAFFGIALMMASGPMVDTYADPPASLATDAVSDQSAAGGMAWAFSEIPTVIVLIALVIQWYVSEQRTARRIDRTAERTGDRELEAYNAYLASLRTR, translated from the coding sequence ATGGATCACGACCACGGCCATGGAATGGACCTGCCGCCGCTCACGGTGGCACGGGCACTCGCCCCCGGCGGCGACACGGTCTTCCTCATCGGCTGCGTCGCCTTCCTGGTCCTGTACGGCTGGGGCGTCGTCCGGCTCCAGCGGCGCGGCGACCGGTGGCCGGTGGGCCGCACCGTCGCCTACGCCCTCGGCGTCCTCAGCATCGCCGCGGTGACCTGCACCGGGCTCAACGACTACGGCATGGTGCTGTTCAGCGCGCACATGCTGCAGCACATGGTCATCAGCATGGTGTCGCCCATCCTGATCCTCCTCGGCGCCCCCGTCACACTGCTGCTGCGCTCCCTGCCCGCCGGCGGCCCGACCCGCCGCGTGCTCGTCCGGCTGCTGCACAGCCGCTATGTGCGGCTCATCACCAACCCGATCTTCACGATCACACTTTTCGTGGCGAGCCTCTACGCGCTCTATTTCACACCGATTTTCGATTTCCTGATGGAATCGCGGATCGGGCACCTCGGCATGATGCTGCATTTCGTGGCCGTGGGGCTGGTGTTCTTCTGGCCGATCATGGGCGTCGACCCGGGGCCGCACCGGTCGGGGCACATGATGCGCATGCTGGAACTGTTCGCGACGATGCCGTTCCACGCGTTCTTCGGCATCGCCCTGATGATGGCGAGCGGCCCCATGGTCGACACGTACGCGGACCCGCCCGCGTCCCTCGCGACCGACGCCGTCTCCGACCAGTCGGCGGCCGGCGGCATGGCCTGGGCGTTCAGCGAGATCCCCACCGTCATCGTGCTGATCGCGCTCGTCATCCAGTGGTACGTCTCCGAGCAGCGCACGGCCCGCCGTATCGACCGCACCGCCGAGCGGACCGGCGACCGCGAGCTGGAGGCGTACAACGCGTACCTCGCCTCCCTGCGCACCCGCTGA
- a CDS encoding glutamine amidotransferase, with protein MSASALRLVWVYPDLLSTYGDQGNVLVMERRAHQRGLHVERVDVRSDQPVPTSGDIYLIGGGEDRPQRLAAERLRRDGGLQRAADNGAIIFSVCAGYQILGHEFVNDLGAREPGLGLLDVVSTRGEGARCVGDVLADVDASLGVPQLSGFENHQGVTHLGPGVRPLARVSVGRGNGTGDGTEGAWRDTVFGTYMHGPVLARNPKIADLMLKLTLDVGALPPVDERWFDALRDERIRAATQSAA; from the coding sequence ATGAGCGCTTCGGCACTCCGGCTGGTGTGGGTCTACCCGGACCTGCTCAGCACCTACGGCGACCAGGGCAACGTCCTCGTGATGGAGCGGCGCGCCCACCAGCGCGGCCTGCACGTCGAGCGGGTGGACGTCCGTTCCGACCAGCCCGTGCCGACCTCCGGCGACATCTACCTCATCGGCGGCGGCGAGGACCGCCCGCAGCGCCTGGCCGCCGAGCGGCTGCGGCGCGACGGCGGGCTCCAGCGGGCGGCGGACAACGGCGCCATCATCTTCTCCGTCTGCGCCGGCTACCAGATCCTCGGCCACGAGTTCGTGAACGACCTGGGCGCCCGCGAGCCCGGCCTCGGCCTGCTCGACGTCGTCAGCACGCGGGGCGAGGGCGCCCGCTGCGTCGGGGACGTGCTGGCCGACGTGGACGCGTCCCTCGGTGTCCCGCAGCTCAGCGGCTTCGAGAACCACCAGGGCGTCACCCACCTCGGGCCGGGTGTGCGCCCCCTGGCGCGGGTCAGCGTCGGCCGGGGCAACGGCACGGGCGACGGCACCGAGGGCGCGTGGCGCGACACCGTCTTCGGCACCTACATGCACGGTCCCGTCCTGGCCCGCAACCCCAAGATCGCCGACCTCATGCTGAAGCTGACGCTCGACGTGGGCGCCCTGCCGCCGGTGGACGAGCGCTGGTTCGACGCGCTGCGCGACGAGCGCATCAGGGCGGCGACCCAGAGCGCCGCCTGA
- a CDS encoding MurT ligase domain-containing protein, which produces MAESNQPLSARARLAVTAGRAAAAVSRAAGRGSGSVIGGKVALRVDPDLLSRLAGHLDVVLVSATNGKTTTTRLIAEALRAGGEVVSNALGANMPAGITSALSAGAQARYGVIEVDEKYLAGVARDVSPKVIALLNLSRDQLDRAAETRMLAEHWREGLQGVKATIVANADDPLVVWAASSSGDVVWVAAGQEWKDDAWSCPSCGGVLQRNGDDWRCASCGFGRPTPTWVLSGDHVLDPHGSAWPIRLQLPGRANKANAASSTAVAAVFGIPPHIALERMQSVAAVAGRYDVVQYEGRDVRLLLAKNPAGWLETFSLIDPPPAPVILSVNARSADGTDTSWLWDVDYRRLHGHPVAVIGDRRLDLAVRLDVAGVDFRVCASAHEAVHTLPPGRIEAIANYTAFQDLRRVVGN; this is translated from the coding sequence ATGGCAGAAAGCAACCAGCCGCTGTCGGCACGGGCCAGGCTGGCTGTGACGGCGGGCCGGGCGGCGGCGGCCGTGTCGCGGGCGGCCGGCCGCGGCAGCGGGTCCGTGATCGGCGGGAAGGTCGCGCTGCGGGTCGACCCCGACCTGCTCTCGCGCCTCGCCGGGCACCTCGACGTGGTCCTCGTCTCCGCGACGAACGGCAAGACCACCACCACCCGCCTGATCGCCGAGGCCCTCCGCGCCGGCGGCGAGGTCGTCTCCAACGCCCTCGGCGCCAACATGCCGGCCGGCATCACCTCCGCCCTCTCCGCCGGCGCCCAGGCGCGCTACGGCGTGATCGAGGTGGACGAGAAGTACCTGGCCGGTGTGGCCCGCGACGTGTCGCCGAAGGTCATCGCCCTGCTGAACCTCTCCCGCGACCAGCTCGACCGCGCCGCCGAGACCCGGATGCTCGCCGAGCACTGGCGTGAGGGCCTCCAGGGCGTGAAGGCCACCATCGTGGCCAACGCGGACGACCCCCTCGTCGTGTGGGCCGCCTCGTCCTCCGGGGACGTCGTGTGGGTCGCCGCGGGCCAGGAGTGGAAGGACGACGCCTGGTCGTGCCCGTCGTGCGGCGGTGTCCTGCAGCGCAACGGCGACGACTGGCGCTGTGCCAGTTGCGGCTTCGGCCGCCCCACTCCCACCTGGGTCCTCTCCGGCGACCACGTCCTGGACCCGCACGGCTCCGCGTGGCCGATCAGGCTCCAGCTCCCGGGCCGCGCGAACAAGGCCAACGCCGCCTCCTCCACGGCCGTCGCCGCCGTCTTCGGCATCCCGCCGCACATCGCGCTGGAGCGCATGCAGTCCGTGGCCGCCGTCGCCGGCCGGTACGACGTCGTGCAGTACGAGGGCCGTGACGTGCGTCTCCTCCTCGCGAAGAACCCGGCCGGCTGGCTGGAGACGTTCTCCCTGATCGACCCGCCGCCCGCCCCCGTCATCCTGTCCGTGAACGCCCGCAGCGCCGACGGCACCGACACCTCGTGGCTGTGGGACGTGGACTACCGCAGGCTGCACGGCCACCCCGTCGCCGTCATCGGGGACCGCCGCCTCGACCTCGCCGTCCGGCTCGACGTGGCCGGTGTCGACTTCCGGGTCTGCGCGAGCGCCCACGAGGCCGTCCACACCCTCCCGCCCGGCCGCATCGAGGCCATCGCCAACTACACGGCGTTCCAGGACCTGCGCCGCGTCGTCGGCAACTGA
- a CDS encoding ATP-binding protein, producing the protein MAAHGFTIVGRGLGQLARAGRARWARTPRERRWLPAAGAAVAVAAVLAAPYGAAAGAGLLLSAAYWAGRRAERAEQAAAAEAAARLGLLYEALVPYFSLPADPSPEPLYAPGGAWARCFRSYVLGDDGRLLRLRLLYPAFFPDGDADCRARVERVVAGKAGRDREVRFRWEEERNELEVVVLPDLPAGIGAQRFVAGPGETVLGFTDAWAVDRTVPVRGGAEYGERLQAAPVVWRWGPRSAEPHLLVVGAPGAGATSLLRSVALQALEQGGEVLLVDGGGGGEFACFAGRAGVLGVETTAAGAVTGLRWAQRETERRLLAAGRGERPLWLVVDRPALIGHLARVQGVGDPLALLDVPLRYGRGGRVTVVVAEQAEALERLGPPVAACARARVLLGAVDAATAAAVLGGPPPGGRSRGMPPGRGFARLGPGPVHRLQVPATPDPYDETADEAARRAVLALLPERRGPVPAGTTAAEDG; encoded by the coding sequence GTGGCGGCACACGGGTTCACGATCGTCGGGCGGGGTCTCGGGCAGCTCGCGCGGGCGGGCCGCGCGCGGTGGGCGCGCACACCGCGGGAGCGGCGGTGGCTGCCGGCCGCCGGCGCCGCAGTGGCGGTGGCGGCCGTGCTGGCCGCGCCGTACGGCGCCGCGGCGGGCGCGGGGCTGCTGCTGTCGGCGGCGTACTGGGCCGGGCGCCGGGCGGAGCGGGCGGAGCAGGCGGCGGCGGCCGAGGCGGCGGCGCGTCTCGGCCTGCTGTACGAGGCGCTGGTGCCGTACTTCTCGCTGCCGGCCGACCCCTCGCCCGAACCGCTCTACGCGCCGGGCGGCGCCTGGGCGCGCTGCTTCCGCTCCTACGTCCTCGGCGACGACGGACGGCTGCTGCGGCTCCGGCTGCTGTACCCGGCGTTCTTCCCCGACGGTGACGCGGACTGCCGCGCGCGGGTGGAGCGGGTGGTCGCGGGCAAGGCGGGCCGCGACCGCGAGGTCCGGTTCCGGTGGGAGGAGGAGCGCAACGAACTGGAGGTCGTGGTGCTGCCCGACCTGCCGGCGGGGATCGGGGCGCAGCGTTTCGTCGCGGGTCCCGGGGAGACGGTGCTCGGCTTCACGGACGCGTGGGCGGTGGACCGTACGGTGCCGGTGCGCGGTGGCGCGGAATACGGGGAGCGGTTGCAGGCGGCGCCGGTCGTGTGGCGCTGGGGGCCCCGGTCGGCGGAACCGCACCTGCTCGTCGTCGGCGCACCGGGTGCCGGGGCCACCTCGCTGCTGCGGTCGGTGGCGCTGCAGGCGCTGGAGCAGGGGGGCGAGGTGCTTCTGGTGGACGGGGGCGGCGGCGGGGAGTTCGCGTGCTTCGCGGGGCGGGCCGGTGTGCTCGGCGTCGAGACGACGGCGGCGGGAGCGGTCACGGGACTGCGGTGGGCGCAGCGCGAGACGGAACGGCGGCTGCTCGCCGCGGGGCGCGGGGAGCGGCCGCTGTGGCTCGTGGTGGACCGGCCGGCCCTGATCGGCCACCTGGCGCGCGTCCAGGGGGTGGGCGATCCGCTGGCGCTGCTCGACGTCCCGCTGCGGTACGGGCGCGGCGGGCGCGTGACGGTCGTGGTGGCGGAGCAGGCCGAGGCGCTGGAACGGCTCGGGCCGCCGGTCGCCGCGTGCGCGCGGGCGCGGGTGCTCCTCGGGGCGGTGGACGCGGCCACGGCGGCGGCGGTCCTCGGCGGCCCGCCGCCCGGCGGCCGGTCGCGCGGCATGCCACCGGGGCGCGGGTTCGCGCGGCTCGGTCCCGGCCCGGTGCACCGGCTGCAGGTGCCGGCGACGCCCGACCCGTACGACGAGACGGCGGACGAGGCGGCGCGGCGGGCCGTCCTCGCGCTGCTGCCGGAGCGGCGCGGTCCGGTACCGGCCGGCACGACGGCCGCCGAGGACGGGTGA